The DNA region GTGCAGCGGTTGCCAGTGGCTGGTCGGGATATTTTCAAACGTTATTGTCAGGATTCGGATTGGAACTGCCACATGTGCTCACTAGTGCATTTAGTCCTGAAAAGGGAACCTATTTTGACATCACCGCAGCGGTCATTACGTTAATCATAACGTTCCTGCTTACTCGAGGGGTAAAAGAGGCTGCGCGAGCCAACGGAATTATGGTAGCGATTAAAATTATTGTGGTGTTGATCTTTGTTGGTGTAGGTGTGTTCTATGTGCAGCCAGCTAACTGGCAACCGTTCCTTCCGTTTGGGATCTCGGGTGTAACTGCAGGAGCGGCAACGGTATTTTTTGCTTACATTGGATTTGATGCTGTCTCTACAGCTGCGGAAGAAGTGAAACGACCACAACGGGACTTACCGATCGGAATTATTGCGTCCCTTGTGATCTGCACCTTTCTATACATCGTCGTATCGTTGATCCTGACAGGGATTGTACCTTATCACATGTTAAATGTGAGTGATCCGGTTGCCTTTGCGTTTGAATTTGTGCAGTTAAAAGGATTGTCCTGGATTGTTTCGCTTGGGGCGATTACTGGCATTACTACGGTGTTGCTTGTTATGATGTATGGTCAGACACGTCTGCTCTATTCCATGTCACGGGATGGACTGCTGTCCCCGGTATTCTCCAAGGTCAGTGGCAAACGCCAAACACCGGCTATAGGGACTTGGGTGGCAGGGATCATCATAGCACTATTCTCAGGGTTTATTTCACTCGGCCATCTGGCGGAATTAACTAACATCGGGACATTGTTTGCTTTCGCGGTTGTAAGTCTGGGGATTATCGTATTACGTAAAAATAACCCGGAACTGAAAAGGGGTTTCCGAGTGCCTCTCGTTCCATGGATTCCTATACTCAGTGCCGTTGGCTGCATGTATCTCATGACACGGCTTGCCGCGTTAACCTGGATTACGTTCTTTGGCTGGTTGATTATAGGTTTAGTGATTTATTTTGCCTATGGTCGTCATCACAGTCATCTGAATCCGGCACGACGCATATCGGACAGCTTCAGAACGAAGGGGAAATAACAGTATATATAGAAGTTCAACTAATGTTTATTTAACGGGTACTCTGATGATAGAACAACCTTTTTAGCTTCGCTTCTTCGGGTTATTTCAGGGTTAACGAAGAATCGATATCGATTGGGTTGACCGTAAATCAAGTGAAATGGTGAAGTAAGATGAATTTGCCCCTATCGTGATTCGCCAAGGCGAAGCGGTGAGGGCTTTTTTTGTGGAAGCAGATCATTGATCCGCGCAAAACGAGTTGGTTTAGGCGGTAAATGGGTATGTAATAAGGGATGCGTCAGTCCTTGTGATCGGAACCGGGGTTGCGGTCAGATCAAATATGAAATATATTTGGGGATGTGACATGGCATCAGACATAGGAGAGGGGATGTATCATGAACACACCATTACATACGAATCCAGATCACGTACATTCGCATTTTGGCTTTGC from Paenibacillus sp. JNUCC-31 includes:
- a CDS encoding amino acid permease, with the protein product MNQNQERTSVFRKKPIDTGGSESNMLKRVLGPLDLMTLGVGAIIGTGIFVLTGVAAATYAGPGLVLSFLLAGIICAFAALCYSEFASSVPASGSAYTYSYTAFGEVIAWILGWDLILEYGFASAAVASGWSGYFQTLLSGFGLELPHVLTSAFSPEKGTYFDITAAVITLIITFLLTRGVKEAARANGIMVAIKIIVVLIFVGVGVFYVQPANWQPFLPFGISGVTAGAATVFFAYIGFDAVSTAAEEVKRPQRDLPIGIIASLVICTFLYIVVSLILTGIVPYHMLNVSDPVAFAFEFVQLKGLSWIVSLGAITGITTVLLVMMYGQTRLLYSMSRDGLLSPVFSKVSGKRQTPAIGTWVAGIIIALFSGFISLGHLAELTNIGTLFAFAVVSLGIIVLRKNNPELKRGFRVPLVPWIPILSAVGCMYLMTRLAALTWITFFGWLIIGLVIYFAYGRHHSHLNPARRISDSFRTKGK